One part of the Ziziphus jujuba cultivar Dongzao chromosome 2, ASM3175591v1 genome encodes these proteins:
- the LOC107419482 gene encoding uncharacterized protein LOC107419482 yields the protein MESKGLSTNRERRINRKQILEKKKAIDELIKAASSEKEPLCSFSPFRRYDKNGLSVYLESGRGDKLSFPVKQYIQNLLKVNMEGPYGSEWSVEEKVKRREMVAPEARYIFVYEASDAGQCESLTMHSAEKRTSASCLKHKEHMVGFVHYRFILEEEVPVLYVYELQLEPRVQGKGLGKFLMQLIELIAEKNHMGAVVLTVQKANTDAMNFYMNKLRYLISTISPSRVDPLIGHQKSYEILCKTFNHEAKAVLEVCQEI from the exons ATGGAGTCAAAGGGGCTGTCTACTAACAGAGAAAGAAGGATTAACCGAAAACAG ATTCTTGAGAAGAAGAAGGCCATTGATGAACTGATAAAAGCAGCTTCTTCTGAGAAGGAACCTCTTTGTTCTTTCTCTCCTTTTCGTCGTTACGACAAAAATG GTCTCTCTGTGTACTTGGAATCAGGGCGCGGAGATAAGCTATCCTTTCCTGttaaacaatatattcaaaACCTCCTTAAG GTCAATATGGAGGGGCCATATGGCTCTGAATGGTCAGTAGAAGAGAAGGTAAAGCGAAGGGAAATGGTTGCACCAGAAGCGcgttatatatttgtttatgagGCTTCGGATGCAGGTCAGTGTGAGTCATTGACAATGCATTCTGCAGAGAAAAGGACTTCAGCTAGTTGTCTGAAACATAAGGAACACATGGTTGGATTTGTACATTATCGATTTATCTTAGAGGAAGAGGTACCTGTTCTTTATGTTTATGAATTACAACTGGAGCCTCGTGTACAAGGGAAAGGACTGGGAAAATTCCTAATGCAACTAATTGAGCTTATTGCAGAAAAG AATCACATGGGTGCTGTGGTGCTGACTGTTCAGAAAGCAAACACAGATGCTATGAATTTCTACATGAATAAGCTGAG ATATCTTATATCTACCATTTCACCATCAAGAGTTGATCCATTG ATAGGGCATCAAAAGAGCTATGAAATCCTTTGCAAGACATTTAATCATGAGGCCAAGGCTGTATTGgag GTATGCCAAGAGATATGA
- the LOC107419488 gene encoding uncharacterized protein LOC107419488 isoform X1 gives MAWLLIISSLIVLWVASLCKILLAPSKGSFLSNVGNLSKRDVLLVIAHPDDESMFFSPTINYLTSRGHNLHILCLSIGDADGKGNIRKEELYEACAVLKVPLQQVKVMDHPDLQDGFGKVWNHNLLADIIKAEVIGHGTETIITFDSYGVSGHCNHRDVHHGVRKLLHETSQRNIEAWELISTNILRKYSGPVDMWLSYLRAMQCSSGSVHCLLNEHPQKSFLAMARHSSQWVWFRKLFVACSSYTYVNTLRKFN, from the exons ATGGCATGGCTTTTGATTATTAGTTCTTTGATTGTACTCTGGGTAGCTTCTCTATGCAAAATTCTCCTCGCACCTTCCAAAGGCTCTTTTCTAAGTAATG TTGGCAATCTTAGCAAGAGGGATGTCCTGCTGGTTATTGCCCACCCAGATGATGAGTCCAT GTTCTTTTCTCCAACAATAAACTACCTCACTTCAAGAGGGCACAATCTTCACATTTTATGCTTGTCAATTG GTGATGCGGATGGCAAGGGAAATATTAGAAAAGAAGAACTCTATGAAGCCTGTGCAGTCCTCAAG gtTCCTCTTCAACAAGTGAAGGTTATGGATCATCCAGATTTGCAG GATGGTTTTGGCAAAGTTTGGAACCATAATTTGTTGGCAGATATTATTAAAGCAGAAGTGATCGGTCACGGCACTGAAACG ATTATTACCTTTGATAGCTATGGTGTTTCGGGTCATTGCAATCACCGTGATGTTCACCATGGGGTACG CAAGCTCTTACATGAGACATCACAGAGGAACATTGAAGCCTGGGAACTC ATCAGTACAAACATACTACGAAAGTACAGTGGACCTGTTGATATGTGGTTGTCGTATTTACGTGCAATGCAATGTTCAAGCGGATCGGTCCATTGCCTGCTCAATGAGCATCCCCAGAAGAGCTTCCTTGCTATGGCTAGGCATTCAAGCCAATGGGTTTG GTTCCGCAAGCTTTTTGTAGCGTGTTCCAGTTATACATATGTGAACACGCTGAGAAAATTCAACTAA
- the LOC107419483 gene encoding uncharacterized protein LOC107419483 has protein sequence MESHTSQLEKEPSSAPAKPPVTSCRKKKKDEATFLEDIKDHIDEFIHASMDEHKTCFKKTIEKMFRMSKVVAERDSETKEVESSLPLKTTVGN, from the exons ATGGAATCCCATACTAGTCAGCTTGAAAAAGAGCCATCTTCTGCTCCTGCAAAGCCACCCGTTACATCATGccggaaaaagaagaaggatgaAGCCACCTTCTTGGAGGATATTAAGGATCATATTGATGAGTTTATCCATGCGTCCATGGATGAACACAAAACTTGCTTTAAGAAGACAATCGAAAAG ATGTTCAGAATGTCCAAGGTTGTTGCTGAAAGGGATTCTGAAACAAAGGAAGTTGAAAGTTCTCTGCCCCTTAAAACGACAGTGGGAAACTAG
- the LOC107419488 gene encoding uncharacterized protein LOC107419488 isoform X2, protein MLAILARGMSCWLLPTQMMSPCDADGKGNIRKEELYEACAVLKVPLQQVKVMDHPDLQDGFGKVWNHNLLADIIKAEVIGHGTETIITFDSYGVSGHCNHRDVHHGVRKLLHETSQRNIEAWELISTNILRKYSGPVDMWLSYLRAMQCSSGSVHCLLNEHPQKSFLAMARHSSQWVWFRKLFVACSSYTYVNTLRKFN, encoded by the exons ATG TTGGCAATCTTAGCAAGAGGGATGTCCTGCTGGTTATTGCCCACCCAGATGATGAGTCCAT GTGATGCGGATGGCAAGGGAAATATTAGAAAAGAAGAACTCTATGAAGCCTGTGCAGTCCTCAAG gtTCCTCTTCAACAAGTGAAGGTTATGGATCATCCAGATTTGCAG GATGGTTTTGGCAAAGTTTGGAACCATAATTTGTTGGCAGATATTATTAAAGCAGAAGTGATCGGTCACGGCACTGAAACG ATTATTACCTTTGATAGCTATGGTGTTTCGGGTCATTGCAATCACCGTGATGTTCACCATGGGGTACG CAAGCTCTTACATGAGACATCACAGAGGAACATTGAAGCCTGGGAACTC ATCAGTACAAACATACTACGAAAGTACAGTGGACCTGTTGATATGTGGTTGTCGTATTTACGTGCAATGCAATGTTCAAGCGGATCGGTCCATTGCCTGCTCAATGAGCATCCCCAGAAGAGCTTCCTTGCTATGGCTAGGCATTCAAGCCAATGGGTTTG GTTCCGCAAGCTTTTTGTAGCGTGTTCCAGTTATACATATGTGAACACGCTGAGAAAATTCAACTAA
- the LOC107419486 gene encoding GPI mannosyltransferase 1, protein MAFMSFSSLIVLSAIFRFILILYGEWQDTHMEVRYTDIDYLVFSDAASLMTSGKSPFQRSTYRYSPLLAFLLIPNSILHPTWGKFIFSASDLLVGLFIRTILKLRGVPENLCTVSVSVWLLNPFTFTIGTRGNCEPVVCAMVLWIFICLMNGRLFQAAIWYGLIVHFRIYPIIYALPILLILDPHVFRTRHRPVLQNWTQSKRNSPWSFSVTRLADLFSPWFIMKSILTRERILFGLVSGSVFLFCTAFFYYLYGWDFLHEALLYHLTRTDPRHNFSIYFYHIYLQYERKLMVVEKLISFLPQLIVQLVLILKFAQDLPFCCFVQTVAFVAFNKVITAQYFVWFFCLLPLILSSSNMKLKWKGLSCAILWVGAQLHWLMWGYLLEFKGKNVFLQLWMASILFLAANTYLMISVIQHHRYFPVFSRVENTSDHVRKLQ, encoded by the exons atGGCTTTCATGAGCTTCAGTTCTCTCATCGTTCTCTCAGCAATCTTCAGGTTCATTCTGATTCTATACGGAGAATGGCAAGACACTCACATGGAGGTCAGGTACACAGACATCGATTACCTTGTTTTCTCAGACGCTGCTTCTCTAATGACTTCTGGGAAATCTCCCTTTCAAAGATCCACATATAGATACTCGCCTTTGCTTGCATTTTTGCTCATACCCAATTCGATTTTGCATCCTACTTGGGGAAAATTCATCTTCTCAGCTTCAG ATTTGCTTGTGGGGTTGTTTATACGTACCATTTTGAAGCTTCGTGGGGTGCCTGAAAACTTATGTACTGTTTCTGTGAGTGTTTGGCTCCTCAATCCCTTCACTTTTACTATTGGAACCCGTGGAAACTGTGAGCCAGTTGTTTGTGCCATGGTTCTTTGGATCTTTATATGTCTTATGAACG GACGTTTGTTTCAAGCTGCAATCTGGTATGGGCTTATTGTCCACTTCAGAATCTACCCTATAATATACGCACTTCCCATCCTTCTGATTCTTGATCCTCATGTCTTCCGAACCCGTCACAGGCCAGTTCTTCAAAACTGGACTCAAAGCAAACGAAACTCACCTTGGAGCTTTTCTGTTACAAGGCTAGCTGATTTGTTCAGTCCATGGTTCATCATGAAAAGCATATTAACTAGAGAAAGAATACTTTTCGGGCTGGTATCTGGGTCTGTGTTCTTGTTTTGTACTGCTTTTTTCTATTATCTATATGGGTGGGATTTCCTACATGAGGCGCTGCTATATCATCTTACCCGTACAGACCCAAGGCACaacttttccatatatttttatcatatctaCCTCCAATATGAGCGTAAACTCATGGTAGTGGAGAAGCTTATCTCATTTCTGCCTCAACTGATAGTTCAGCTTGTTCTCATTTTGAAATTTGCGCAAGACCTTCCATTCTGTTGCTTTGTGCAGACAGTGGCATTTGTTGCATTCAACAAG GTAATAACAGCACAATACTTTGTATGGTTCTTTTGTCTTCTGCCTCTGATACTATCTTCAAGCAATATGAAACTGAAGTGGAAAGGCCTTTCTTGCGCAATCTTGTGGGTAGGAGCTCAACTTCATTGGTTGATGTGGGGTTATTTGCTTGAGTTCAAGGGGAAAAATGTTTTTCTTCAACTGTGGATGGCCAGCATCTTATTCTTAGCTGCAAACACGTATCTTATGATTTCAGTCATCCAGCATCACCGATATTTTCCAGTTTTCTCTAGGGTAGAAAATACATCTGATCATGTTAGGAAACTCCAATGA